Proteins from one Planctomycetota bacterium genomic window:
- a CDS encoding homospermidine synthase, which produces MVHFNNKMLILGFGAVARSFLPLLLKHIRIPYKNITIIDFVDQSKHLSKWIAKGVKFVQLKVTPQNMTRTLSAYVNGGGLIVDLAWNVDCLDVLQWTYNNKMLYVNASVEEWDPYAEIHTRTSLEKSLYRRYVKLLEMVPKWKGTATAVLDHGANPGLVSHFAKRGLVDITRRLIAERKVSRRDAEMLEHFAKKKMFNHLAMKLGVKVIHCSERDTQFTNKSKKPDEFVNVWSIEAMMEEAIAPVELGWGTHEKTLPPLATKPNYGPKNQIILSQMGINTWIRSWTPHQEFVGMIIPHGEAFGISKLLTVKRGKKQVYRPTVLYAYLPSDETMLSLHELRCRGYELQPNKRVMAGEIASGSDSLGALIMGHKYNSWWTGSILSIEEARRLVPGQNATTIQVAIGVVSSILWMLENPKEGICFPEDLPHDYILNIAKPYLGKFISEPSNWSPLSNYQVFFVENPNAQPDKADPWQFRNFAFKP; this is translated from the coding sequence ATGGTGCATTTTAATAATAAAATGTTAATCCTCGGTTTCGGCGCGGTGGCGCGGAGCTTTCTTCCTTTATTACTCAAACATATCAGAATCCCTTATAAAAACATCACCATCATAGATTTCGTCGACCAGTCCAAACACCTCAGTAAATGGATTGCCAAGGGCGTCAAGTTCGTCCAATTAAAAGTGACGCCCCAGAACATGACCCGGACACTCTCCGCTTATGTCAACGGCGGCGGCTTGATAGTGGACCTTGCCTGGAACGTGGACTGCCTGGACGTCCTCCAATGGACGTATAACAATAAAATGCTCTATGTCAATGCCTCGGTCGAGGAATGGGACCCTTACGCGGAAATTCATACCCGGACATCGCTGGAAAAATCACTTTACCGCAGATACGTGAAACTCCTGGAAATGGTCCCCAAATGGAAAGGGACGGCCACCGCGGTCCTCGACCACGGCGCGAATCCGGGATTGGTTTCCCATTTCGCCAAGCGCGGGCTGGTTGATATCACCCGCAGGCTCATCGCCGAGCGGAAGGTTTCCCGGCGCGACGCGGAAATGCTGGAGCACTTCGCCAAAAAGAAGATGTTCAACCACCTCGCCATGAAGCTGGGCGTTAAAGTAATCCATTGCAGCGAGCGCGATACCCAGTTCACGAATAAATCCAAAAAGCCGGACGAGTTCGTGAACGTCTGGAGCATCGAGGCGATGATGGAGGAGGCAATCGCTCCGGTCGAGCTGGGCTGGGGCACGCACGAGAAAACCCTGCCGCCACTGGCAACCAAACCGAATTACGGCCCGAAAAACCAGATAATCCTTTCCCAGATGGGAATCAATACCTGGATACGCTCCTGGACGCCGCACCAGGAATTCGTCGGCATGATTATCCCGCACGGGGAAGCCTTCGGCATTTCCAAACTGCTTACCGTAAAGCGCGGCAAAAAGCAGGTCTACCGCCCGACCGTGCTTTACGCCTATTTACCCTCGGATGAAACGATGCTTTCTTTGCATGAACTGCGCTGCCGGGGATATGAACTCCAGCCGAATAAAAGAGTGATGGCCGGCGAGATAGCCAGCGGCAGTGATTCGCTGGGCGCCTTGATTATGGGCCATAAATATAATTCCTGGTGGACAGGAAGCATCTTAAGCATAGAAGAAGCCCGCCGGCTGGTGCCGGGGCAGAACGCGACTACGATTCAGGTGGCTATCGGCGTTGTTTCCTCTATTTTGTGGATGCTGGAAAACCCCAAGGAAGGCATTTGCTTCCCGGAAGACCTGCCGCATGATTATATCCTGAATATCGCCAAGCCATATTTGGGGAAGTTTATCTCGGAGCCCTCCAACTGGAGCCCATTATCCAATTACCAGGTCTTCTTTGTGGAAAACCCGAATGCCCAGCCGGATAAGGCCGACCCGTGGCAATTCCGCAACTTCGCCTTTAAGCCGTAA
- a CDS encoding trypsin-like peptidase domain-containing protein, translating to MFKKILKGVLKVVVEALLMLVKKKVEDKLDDLNRPKKGLVIRLLIIILTGIALIGLTAWATKLPELPSGVIIIRPLDKANNPYQREYEDMLYPTVRITTKTGTGSGVILTTKDTKDTKNTIYILTAAHVVGNYKEVDVIFYEYSHQDTKTLNASVVLTDTNKDLALLQIRNTKSEIRTARLAPRDYAYYLFTPVYVVGCSLGLNPRPSSGIVSAINFDSVEITAPILPGNSGGPVYDAKTHELIGIAVWVRLYGDQLITTMAGIVPINQVYDFLESFKLEVTGFKTEHETYNLQPETFHPLSRDNEVSDASAQHRELCRRMGLTKDWILR from the coding sequence ATGTTTAAGAAGATATTAAAAGGCGTGCTGAAAGTGGTCGTGGAAGCACTATTGATGCTTGTTAAGAAAAAAGTAGAAGACAAGCTGGATGACCTTAATCGGCCTAAAAAAGGGTTGGTTATTAGGCTACTCATTATTATTTTAACCGGCATTGCCTTAATCGGTTTAACGGCATGGGCGACTAAGCTGCCGGAACTGCCTTCGGGCGTGATAATCATCCGCCCCTTGGATAAAGCTAATAACCCTTATCAACGGGAATACGAAGATATGCTCTATCCAACGGTGCGAATCACCACAAAGACAGGGACAGGTTCGGGGGTAATTTTAACCACTAAGGACACAAAGGACACAAAGAATACGATTTATATCTTAACTGCTGCACATGTGGTAGGAAATTACAAAGAAGTAGATGTTATCTTTTATGAATATAGCCACCAAGACACGAAGACACTAAACGCTTCTGTTGTATTAACAGATACTAATAAGGATCTTGCGCTCCTTCAAATACGAAATACTAAATCCGAAATCCGAACTGCCAGACTCGCTCCGCGTGATTATGCATATTATCTTTTCACTCCTGTTTATGTTGTCGGGTGTTCGTTAGGCCTAAATCCCAGACCATCTTCAGGAATCGTATCGGCTATTAACTTTGATTCAGTAGAAATCACCGCGCCGATACTTCCGGGGAATTCGGGTGGGCCTGTTTACGACGCGAAGACTCATGAACTGATTGGGATAGCTGTATGGGTAAGATTATATGGCGACCAATTGATAACCACTATGGCCGGTATTGTTCCCATCAATCAAGTCTATGACTTTCTTGAGAGTTTCAAGTTAGAAGTTACAGGTTTTAAGACAGAACATGAAACTTATAACTTGCAACCTGAAACTTTCCATCCGCTTAGTAGGGATAACGAGGTGTCTGATGCAAGCGCGCAACATCGGGAGTTATGCCGGCGGATGGGACTAACCAAAGATTGGATACTACGATGA
- a CDS encoding TIGR04255 family protein: MVDTIHFPNAPIVEALLDIRVDLPKEVDLKTLLPFHDEIKKDFPAKKEQFSWQVDFKMGPGKLPESQQPKGGTIGYLFNSADGKKIVQATQNGFTFNMLKPYTDWKSFSAEAKALWQKYIKIAKPVKVSRIALRYINRIEIPFPFNAFKEYILTIPEIAQGIPNGLSEFLMRLVIPMPEMETTAIITETIDKMDNKTTKLPLIFDIDVYKMKPFEPSSDNIWTEMEHLHKFKNDIFFNSLTDKTKELFK, translated from the coding sequence ATGGTTGATACAATCCATTTCCCTAACGCCCCTATTGTCGAAGCGCTATTAGACATTAGAGTTGATCTTCCCAAAGAAGTTGACCTAAAAACCTTATTGCCTTTTCATGATGAGATAAAAAAAGACTTTCCTGCAAAAAAAGAACAGTTTTCTTGGCAGGTAGATTTTAAAATGGGTCCTGGTAAACTCCCAGAGTCTCAACAACCCAAAGGCGGAACAATAGGATATTTGTTTAACTCAGCCGACGGCAAGAAAATTGTTCAGGCAACACAAAACGGCTTTACTTTTAATATGCTAAAACCTTATACGGATTGGAAATCATTTAGCGCCGAAGCAAAAGCATTATGGCAAAAATATATTAAAATCGCCAAACCAGTTAAGGTGTCCAGGATTGCTCTCCGATATATAAATAGGATAGAGATACCGTTCCCGTTTAATGCTTTTAAAGAATATATTTTAACTATTCCTGAAATAGCTCAGGGAATACCTAATGGCCTTTCCGAATTTCTAATGCGTTTAGTAATCCCTATGCCGGAGATGGAAACGACAGCTATTATTACCGAAACAATTGATAAAATGGACAATAAAACGACTAAATTGCCTTTAATATTTGATATTGATGTTTATAAAATGAAACCCTTTGAACCATCGTCAGATAATATATGGACTGAAATGGAACATTTGCATAAATTCAAAAATGATATTTTCTTTAATAGCCTTACTGATAAAACAAAGGAGTTATTTAAATGA
- a CDS encoding cation:proton antiporter: protein MDEIALNLPFLIAGLIIFIGFLGTLFFQKTRIPDVLFLIAIGALIGPVAGWIEASQLEKITPYFGRLALIIILFEGGMHLSFDSIIKYFIGGIGLSIGTFAFSVFALYLIGTQVIGISVLNSLILGCIVGCTSPAIILPLITKMNSREETRSIISIESVLTEIFALIGVLVLIDISLMGQIQASKILNSLVGSFSIAIVAGVLFGLVWMKALESVKISALSYMTTMAAVLVLFGLVEMSKGSGAVAAFTFGLVLRNGTRFLRVFDTSKTFTLNGKIEEFHGEFTFFVRTYFFVYMGLLISRDLFRHTEILRDALLISGSLIIVRYLFVWILCAVYKPMRAERFTFFTMLPRGLASAVVASLPAAFKIPGTENFVTYTILVILLSNIFMVLGVFTVERRALKNNGNGNGNSVT from the coding sequence ATGGATGAAATCGCCTTAAACCTGCCGTTCCTGATTGCCGGGCTGATTATCTTTATCGGGTTTCTCGGAACGCTTTTCTTCCAAAAAACCCGCATTCCGGATGTCCTGTTCCTCATCGCCATCGGGGCGCTTATCGGGCCGGTTGCCGGATGGATAGAGGCGTCCCAATTGGAGAAAATCACGCCTTACTTCGGCCGCCTGGCGCTGATTATCATACTCTTTGAAGGCGGGATGCATCTTTCCTTCGATTCTATCATAAAATATTTTATCGGCGGCATTGGATTGAGCATCGGGACGTTTGCTTTTTCCGTTTTCGCGCTTTATTTGATTGGCACACAGGTCATCGGTATTTCTGTTTTAAACAGCCTGATATTGGGCTGTATCGTTGGGTGCACCAGCCCGGCGATAATCCTTCCGCTTATTACCAAGATGAATTCGCGGGAGGAAACCCGCTCCATTATCAGCATAGAATCAGTTTTAACGGAAATCTTCGCGCTCATCGGGGTTTTGGTATTGATAGATATCAGCCTGATGGGGCAAATTCAGGCATCAAAAATCCTTAATTCGCTGGTCGGCTCTTTTTCCATTGCCATAGTCGCTGGCGTGCTTTTCGGGCTGGTCTGGATGAAGGCGCTGGAAAGCGTCAAAATATCCGCCCTTTCCTATATGACTACCATGGCGGCGGTTTTGGTCTTGTTTGGGCTGGTGGAAATGAGTAAGGGTAGCGGCGCCGTAGCGGCCTTTACTTTCGGGCTGGTCTTGCGCAATGGCACCAGGTTCTTAAGGGTCTTTGACACTTCCAAAACCTTCACCCTTAACGGCAAGATAGAGGAGTTCCACGGTGAATTCACATTTTTTGTCCGGACGTATTTCTTTGTCTATATGGGATTGCTTATTTCCCGGGATTTGTTCCGGCATACGGAAATCCTGCGGGATGCCCTGCTTATCTCGGGAAGCCTCATTATAGTAAGGTATCTGTTTGTCTGGATATTATGCGCCGTATATAAGCCGATGCGTGCCGAGAGATTTACATTTTTTACCATGTTGCCGCGCGGGTTGGCATCCGCGGTAGTGGCTTCATTGCCGGCCGCGTTTAAAATACCCGGCACGGAAAACTTCGTCACATATACGATTCTGGTGATATTGCTTTCCAATATCTTTATGGTGCTGGGGGTTTTCACCGTGGAGCGCCGGGCATTGAAAAATAATGGCAACGGTAACGGCAACAGCGTTACGTGA
- a CDS encoding chloride channel protein yields the protein MRRRLAEETVLFISVLKWVLLASLIGIIVGISTTIFLESLNWSIAFTGRYSYFFLLLPAAFFLTVIIIKYLAPDAEGHGTEKVIEAIHKRSGKIKVLVVPVKLIATVLTIATGGSAGKEGPCAQIGAGLASKFVDIFKFGNTDRKKLVICGISAGFASVFGTPIAGAMFGIEVLFVGSVLYEVLLPSFIAGIISYQVSSSLGIAYFHHAINVVPVFSRSFFIKVILAGVFFGICSVLLIELLKAGKFVSGKLKFWAPLKGVIGGAALILLAMVFSGQYLGLGLDTIQSSLGGAKAIWYAFILKAVFTSITLNFGGSGGIVTPIFFIGATAGAFLGDVFGMDIATFSSIGMVALLAGAANTPIAASIMAIEMFGPKIAPYAALACVISFLMTGHRSVYPSQILSIKKSESFEIEIGKEMEGIKPKFHERKRGIIHRLYGLFRKTDKK from the coding sequence ATGCGCAGAAGATTAGCCGAAGAAACGGTTTTATTCATCAGCGTCCTGAAATGGGTGCTCTTGGCATCCTTAATCGGAATTATCGTCGGCATTTCTACCACGATATTTTTAGAATCGCTTAATTGGAGCATTGCCTTTACCGGACGGTATTCTTATTTTTTTCTACTCCTGCCGGCGGCTTTTTTCCTGACGGTTATCATCATCAAATACCTGGCGCCGGACGCGGAAGGGCACGGCACGGAAAAAGTCATCGAGGCAATCCATAAGCGCTCGGGCAAAATAAAAGTCCTGGTCGTGCCGGTAAAACTGATCGCGACTGTTTTAACCATCGCGACGGGCGGCTCGGCCGGTAAGGAAGGTCCCTGCGCCCAGATTGGCGCCGGGTTGGCCTCCAAGTTCGTTGATATCTTTAAATTCGGCAATACCGACCGCAAGAAGCTGGTCATCTGCGGCATCAGCGCCGGTTTCGCATCCGTCTTCGGCACGCCGATTGCCGGCGCGATGTTCGGCATCGAGGTACTCTTCGTGGGCAGTGTCCTTTATGAAGTGCTCCTGCCCTCGTTCATCGCCGGCATTATCAGCTACCAGGTTTCATCGTCACTCGGGATTGCTTATTTCCATCATGCCATTAACGTCGTGCCGGTTTTCAGCCGGTCTTTCTTTATCAAAGTAATCTTAGCAGGTGTTTTTTTCGGGATATGCTCGGTCCTGCTGATAGAATTGCTCAAAGCGGGCAAATTTGTATCCGGTAAGCTGAAGTTTTGGGCGCCGCTAAAAGGAGTTATCGGCGGAGCGGCTTTGATATTGCTTGCCATGGTTTTCTCCGGGCAATATCTCGGACTCGGGCTGGATACCATCCAATCTTCTCTCGGGGGCGCGAAAGCCATTTGGTATGCCTTTATCCTCAAGGCTGTTTTCACCAGCATTACCCTTAATTTCGGCGGAAGCGGCGGTATCGTCACGCCGATATTTTTTATCGGAGCCACTGCCGGAGCGTTTTTGGGGGATGTTTTCGGGATGGATATAGCGACCTTTTCGTCTATCGGCATGGTGGCGCTTTTAGCCGGCGCCGCCAACACCCCGATTGCGGCAAGCATTATGGCGATAGAAATGTTCGGCCCTAAAATAGCGCCTTATGCCGCTCTGGCCTGCGTCATCAGCTTCCTGATGACCGGCCATCGCAGCGTTTATCCTTCCCAGATTCTCTCAATTAAGAAATCAGAATCGTTTGAAATCGAAATCGGTAAAGAAATGGAAGGGATAAAACCCAAATTCCACGAAAGGAAAAGGGGCATCATCCACAGGCTTTACGGGCTTTTCCGGAAAACCGATAAAAAATAA
- a CDS encoding mechanosensitive ion channel family protein: protein MMESTRTLIGQPWFDIILSGAILCVAVLAGLFIKIIVAGYISRLAAKTSWKWDDPVIRHLRKAIILWCVLLGLYFAKEIWKASIPENTSLFADKTLITIFGLSAIITIANIATALIGIYGEKIHQAMPLTSLTQNLVRIVIIILGVLMVLNALGISITPLLTAMGIGGLAVALALQDTLSNVFSGFYITVARNIRPGDFIKLESGEEGYVVDISWRVTKVRLLANNIVLIPNSKLSQSVVTNYYLPEKEVAVLVQVGVHYNSNLEFVEKVTGEVAKEIQQTVPGAVKTFEPFIRYHTFGDSSINFSVIMRAGEFVANYLMKHEFIKRLHERYKKEGIIIPYPIRAINLEQEKVDISGSGIKA from the coding sequence ATGATGGAATCTACTAGGACGCTAATCGGCCAGCCCTGGTTTGATATAATTCTTTCCGGCGCTATTTTGTGCGTTGCCGTTTTGGCGGGGCTCTTTATCAAGATAATTGTCGCCGGTTATATTTCCCGGCTGGCGGCAAAGACCTCGTGGAAATGGGATGACCCGGTAATCCGCCATTTGCGCAAGGCAATTATCCTCTGGTGCGTCCTTTTAGGGCTGTATTTTGCCAAGGAAATATGGAAGGCTTCTATTCCTGAAAATACCAGCCTCTTTGCGGATAAAACTCTGATTACTATCTTCGGGTTAAGCGCCATAATCACCATTGCCAATATCGCCACCGCACTCATCGGAATTTACGGGGAAAAGATTCACCAGGCGATGCCGCTGACCAGCCTGACCCAAAACCTGGTCAGGATTGTCATTATCATCCTCGGCGTATTGATGGTACTGAACGCCCTGGGGATTTCCATTACGCCGCTTTTGACCGCGATGGGAATCGGCGGATTGGCCGTGGCGCTGGCCTTGCAGGATACCCTTTCCAACGTCTTTTCCGGTTTCTATATCACCGTTGCCAGGAATATCAGGCCCGGCGATTTTATCAAATTGGAATCCGGGGAAGAAGGCTATGTCGTGGATATCAGCTGGCGGGTGACTAAGGTAAGGCTTCTGGCGAATAATATCGTGCTTATCCCCAATAGCAAGCTTTCCCAGTCGGTCGTGACTAATTATTACTTGCCTGAAAAAGAAGTGGCCGTATTGGTCCAGGTCGGGGTGCATTATAACAGCAATCTGGAGTTTGTCGAAAAGGTTACCGGAGAGGTGGCCAAGGAAATCCAGCAAACCGTTCCGGGCGCGGTCAAAACATTCGAGCCTTTTATCCGTTACCATACCTTCGGCGATTCGAGCATAAATTTCAGCGTGATTATGCGGGCTGGGGAATTCGTCGCCAATTATTTGATGAAACACGAATTTATCAAGCGCCTGCATGAACGCTATAAGAAAGAAGGCATTATAATCCCTTATCCTATCCGGGCGATAAATCTGGAGCAGGAAAAGGTGGATATATCAGGCTCCGGCATTAAGGCTTAA
- the otsB gene encoding trehalose-phosphatase: MPKRAYALSSEMLFTSLKKASHIVLGLDYDGTLTPIAKRPELARLAEDTRDLIKTLSRNHKFTVSVISGRAINDIRRLVGLRNIYYAGNHGLEIYQPGRGILRQYSPAVRRQAGKINRYLAETLGHIKGLLIENKGITLSVHYRNAHRSAVPAVQRAVHHAKRLVAPEWHSSYGKKVVEIKPPFKDINKGNALKFIMRKASGQNVLPVFIGDDITDEDAFSVLRKKGISIYVGRQTNESCAGFYLRDVSDVKRFLKRIMEETKNDGIY, from the coding sequence ATGCCGAAACGTGCGTATGCCTTGTCGTCGGAAATGCTTTTTACGTCCCTGAAAAAAGCCTCTCATATCGTTCTTGGTTTGGATTACGACGGGACACTCACCCCTATTGCCAAAAGGCCGGAATTAGCGCGCCTGGCTGAAGACACTCGTGATTTGATAAAAACTCTAAGCCGCAATCATAAATTTACCGTATCCGTTATCTCAGGCCGGGCGATAAATGACATCCGCAGGTTAGTCGGGCTTAGGAATATATATTACGCCGGCAATCACGGATTGGAAATCTATCAGCCGGGCCGTGGTATATTGCGGCAATACAGTCCCGCCGTTCGGAGGCAGGCGGGAAAAATCAATCGCTATTTGGCGGAAACACTTGGCCATATCAAAGGGTTGCTCATAGAAAATAAAGGCATCACTCTTTCCGTCCATTATCGCAATGCGCACCGCAGCGCCGTTCCCGCCGTCCAAAGAGCAGTCCATCATGCCAAACGCCTTGTCGCGCCGGAATGGCATTCGAGTTACGGTAAAAAAGTGGTTGAAATCAAACCGCCTTTTAAGGATATAAACAAGGGTAACGCGCTCAAATTTATCATGCGGAAAGCATCCGGACAAAATGTTTTGCCTGTCTTTATCGGAGATGATATAACTGACGAAGACGCTTTTAGTGTGTTGCGCAAAAAGGGCATAAGTATTTATGTCGGCAGACAGACGAATGAATCTTGTGCCGGATTCTATTTGCGCGACGTATCGGACGTTAAGAGGTTTCTCAAAAGAATAATGGAGGAAACGAAAAATGATGGAATCTACTAG